One genomic segment of Cydia splendana chromosome 5, ilCydSple1.2, whole genome shotgun sequence includes these proteins:
- the LOC134790652 gene encoding uncharacterized protein LOC134790652, with translation MARAGMLHRGGKNGAEGCDDVQRSLELLDQVLSEYDEGEPRSLEARASATAAPATPATPATPATDDDSPLAGHTSEDDGYMSMNGRRAKFALGFRPTEEREEPSPPDPPSPRSPPPPEEAQRIISTLLPKVSPANSAKRTPSIEQRGETFDSIISVNGITTATQTTFPKTRHQRPYGWEKDNESNGFHLQLAPAPVAACRFASLQHGARPAADAGWLPPRAPLASPGLDSPPVFPFMGFSAEFSDKPYNEHPVTIYPGPNIQYGRQSHSPSNVQKISPSNTKNLDRNKRDTRSDGEMLSPRSRVPPRTLAGSMERHREVCRGSSEEIMEICKMRGSSRSNDEEHFSDDSLEESFPPPPPAATTPSKRNSIAWEVSLDGDDPLLTPGSTKVIGRRRRKSGDQSHSSTSSIPQRVDDEWGEEYWPPPPPPCEPRAEPVSPASASASASDADTDSRRAQDLASGTYVIRKGKNRKQLPSFNKNTNGKPANASSLLQNHSINRSLDTDKSMDGSSISISGSGSVGSYNSRPSSDLSLPQSRYSVDLNSRLSRELNTPNSRYSIDLCYPNSRLSKEMTSPKSRLSLDLNNGQDRYNNQEYYGHSPKSRKVPSERNAHSSKGNIVQNKLSPQNRFTDFKKYSSTFDNIQSLIKEGKVEETPPTECNETVNELSTVPPNMVRVVSLPTLGDGEVSASRQALITTVEEEEERDQESGEHGSSGDTSPLRKIENNISAILSQGRDQKHFTPYIPKDWNIHKDEYCDEVSKDILENNFRYSSRERQKRHDIQKSSSHNEIQNQRSIDRRDRSSGRRSNSMHKSTSAKDVPGGLIRQPSSSDSAVSSGGDFPLNVQIVEHSYRHYPPPPSPAHELGPLPQTPESPKFPPLPPSPVQEVDDEYTEIMQPADKRHVKKADTLPTPTMESRRRPSEPPAVPPHRDTTNSLKTRSMEAGYNKNRRSSNFKNGSTDRRTLPTDMGASGARRRTLQRQNRDARGPLQTSASLPETPVFARGCDVPRTPPRNSTGPPRNNTMTSIQSIGSSATLGGYGRGSVVGPAGVSTGADLLRLGGPPRGWYPRQRHRPASIEHLDRLTASSKAEHAPWDGSGARKPLTLPPNLTPKFFHKSPREALRRVTSLLIRKGNNGKEKENARSKEATSPAARSANGDDHPGQKQRKGFFRSFWKKSRHYSLEHP, from the exons AGCGAAATTTGCCCTCGGGTTCCGTCCGACAGAGGAGCGCGAGGAGCCGTCGCCGCCCGACCCGCCGTCGCcgcgctcgccgccgccgcccgaggAGGCGCAGCGGATCATCTCGACCCTCCTGCCCAA AGTATCACCGGCCAACTCAGCAAAGCGAACGCCGTCAATAGAACAGCGCGGGGAGACCTTCGACTCCATCATCAGTGTCAACGGGATCACTACCGCCACGCAGACTACCTTT CCAAAAACAAGACATCAGCGACCATACGGGTGGGAGAAAGACAACGAAAGCAACGGCTTCCACCTGCAGCTGGCGCCGGCGCCGGTGGCGGCGTGCCGGTTCGCGTCGCTGCAGCACGGCGCGCGGCCGGCCGCCGACGCGGGCTGGCtgccgccgcgcgcgccgctcGCCTCGCCCGGCCTCGACAGCCCCCCGGTCTTCCCCTTCATGGGCTTCTCCGCCGAGTTCAGTGACAAACCCTACAACGAGCACCCCGTCACCATCTACCCCGGCCCCAACATACAGTACGGCCGCCAGTCCCACTCCCCCAGCAATGTTCAGAAAATATCGCCCTCGAATACCAAAAATCTGGACAGAAACAAACGCGACACCAGATCCGACGGGGAGATGTTGTCGCCGAGGAGCAGAGTGCCTCCGCGGACTCTCGCCGGTTCTATGGAGAGACATAGAGAAGTGTGTAGAGGATCCTCGGAGGAGATAATGGAGATCTGTAAGATGAGAGGTTCGAGCCGCAGCAACGATGAGGAGCACTTTTCGGATGACTCGCTGGAGGAGTCGTTCCCGCCCCCGCCGCCCGCCGCCACCACGCCTTCGAAACGCAATTCCATAGCTTGGGAAGTGTCTCTCGATGGTGATGATCCTCTACTCACTCCAGGGAGCACAAAG GTTATAGGAAGACGAAGAAGAAAGTCAGGTGACCAATCACACTCGAGCACGAGTTCCATACCACAGCGAGTGGACGACGAGTGGGGCGAGGAGTActggccgccgccgccgccgccgtgcgAGCCGCGTGCCGAGCCCGTGTCGCCCGCCTCCGCCTCCGCCTCCGCCTCCGACGCCGACACCGACAGTCGCCGCGCTCAGGACCTAGCCTCCGGCACATACGTCATCCGAAAAGGCAAAAATCGAAAGCAGCTCCCGAGCTTTAACAAAAATACGAACGGCAAACCCGCCAACGCGAGCAGCTTACTTCAAAATCATAGTATCAATAGAAGTCTAGACACCGACAAATCCATGGACGGCTCGAGTATATCCATTAGCGGGTCGGGATCCGTCGGATCGTACAACTCTAGGCCGAGCTCGGATTTGAGCCTCCCGCAATCGCGATATAGCGTCGACTTGAATTCGAGATTGAGTCGCGAACTGAACACTCCCAATTCGAGATACAGCATCGACCTCTGCTACCCGAATTCGAGGCTGAGCAAGGAGATGACTTCCCCGAAGTCGAGACTCAGCTTAGATCTCAACAACGGCCAGGACCGGTACAACAACCAGGAATATTACGGCCACAGTCCCAAAAGTAGAAAAGTGCCGAGCGAGAGAAATGCACACTCGTCGAAGGGCAACATTGTCCAAAACAAACTATCACCGCAGAACAGGTTCACAGATTTTAAAAAGTATTCTTCGACGTTCGATAACATTCAGTCATTAATTAAGGAAGGCAAAGTAGAAGAAACCCCGCCGACGGAGTGTAACGAGACAGTGAACGAGCTGTCTACGGTACCTCCTAATATGGTACGAGTCGTTTCGTTGCCGACTCTGGGCGACGGTGAAGTCAGCGCGAGCCGCCAGGCTCTGATCACTACTGTCGAAGAGGAGGAAGAACGCGACCAGGAGAGCGGCGAACACGGCTCCAGCGGCGACACCTCACCCCTCAGAAAGATCGAGAACAACATTAGCGCTATACTTAGTCAAGGACGGGACCAAAAACATTTTACACCCTATATACCTAAAGACTGGAATATCCATAAGGATGAATACTGTGATGAAGTATCTAAAGATATATTAGAAAACAATTTCCGTTATAGTTCTAGAGAGAGACAGAAGCGACACGACATACAGAAATCTTCGAGTCACAACGAGATTCAGAATCAGCGATCGATAGACCGGCGCGACCGGTCGTCGGGGCGTAGGTCGAACAGCATGCACAAGTCCACGAGCGCCAAGGACGTGCCGGGCGGGCTGATCCGTCAGCCGTCGTCGTCGGACTCGGCCGTGTCGAGCGGCGGCGACTTCCCGCTGAACGTGCAGATCGTGGAGCACTCGTACCGGCACtacccgccgccgccgtcgccggcgCACGAGCTGGGCCCGCTGCCGCAGACGCCGGAGTCGCCCAAGTTCCcgccgctgccgccgtcgccggTGCAGGAGGTGGACGACGAGTACACGGAAATCATGCAGCCCGCGGACAAGCGGCACGTCAAGAAGGCCGATACTCTGCCGACACCTACGATGGAGTCCAGAAGAAG GCCGTCGGAGCCGCCCGCAGTCCCGCCGCACCGCGACACCACCAACAGCCTGAAGACGCGCTCCATGGAGGCCGGCTACAACAAGAACCGGCGCAGCAGCAACTTCAAGAACGGCTCCACGGACAGGAGAACGCTGCCAACAG ACATGGGAGCGAGTGGCGCCCGGCGGCGCACCCTGCAGCGCCAGAACCGCGACGCGCGCGGCCCGCTGCAGACCTCCGCCAGCCTGCCCGAGACGCCCGTGTTCGCGCGCGGCTGCGACGTGCCGCGCACGCCGCCCAGGAACTCCACTGGCCCACCGAGGAACAATACTATGACCTCCATTCAATCTATAG GGAGCAGTGCGACCCTGGGCGGGTACGGCCGCGGCTCCGTCGTGGGCCCGGCCGGCGTGAGCACGGGCGCCGACCTGCTGCGCCTCGGCGGGCCCCCGCGCGGCTGGTACCCGCGCCAGCGCCACCG GCCGGCTTCCATCGAGCACCTGGACCGGCTGACCGCGTCGTCGAAGGCCGAGCACGCGCCCTGGGACGGCTCCGGCGCCCGCAAGCCGCTCACGCTGCCCCCCAACCTGACGCCCAAGTTCTTCCACAAGTCCCCCAGAGAGGCACTGCGTAGGGTCACCAGCTTATTAATACGAAAAG GGAACAATGGTAAGGAGAAGGAAAACGCCCGAAGCAAGGAGGCCACGTCACCGGCGGCCCGCTCCGCTAATG